The Xenopus laevis strain J_2021 chromosome 5L, Xenopus_laevis_v10.1, whole genome shotgun sequence genome has a segment encoding these proteins:
- the traf5.L gene encoding TNF receptor-associated factor 5 isoform X2, protein MACEDLCPLPVTFARQNSSTAVSLDFVPKQGYLFVEQLQDRYKCASCHLVLHNPHQTGCGHRFCEKCISNLIDLSETPQCPIDMETIKPHEIFKDNCCKREVLNLLVYCKNSPGCDVKVMLGRYQEHLVQCLYETTQCSNEGCHDKMLRKELKGHLESECKLRPEACIYCKQIMASINLTIHVGLYCPLYPVSCPNACPVTCPRAELDKHLYVCPEAELQCPFTNYGCNVKVKRGNMKEHEDTFLRDHMLHVLNRNMKLEEQVLDLQQNLKLKEHQIQKLSDTVKWCENECNQFGQFTGSNGNPLSSTMTLASYIDKSVWLEEQVLQLVSKEHSRFDLRPILDTLETTKERISTMETYKDHIDNLDCEFKKHDMLLSSHKMQMTSNEERFRLLEGTSYNGKLIWKIADYERKKREAIEGRTLSIFSQHFYTSWCGYRLCARAYLNGDGSGKGSFLSLYFVVMKGEFDSILPWPFKQKVTLMLLDQSRKKNHITDIFRADPNSSSFKRPDSEMNIASGCPRFASHAQLENPKNGCYIKDDTLFIKVVVDLTDLEEV, encoded by the exons ATGGCCTGCGAAGACCTCTGTCCTCTCCCGGTGACATTTGCAAGACAGAATTCCAGCACAGCAGTTTCCCTGGACTTCGTGCCCAAACAGGGGTACTTATTTGTTGAGCAATTACAAGACCGCTACAAGTGCGCCAGTTGCCACCTGGTTCTTCACAACCCTCACCAGACAGGATGCGGTCACAGGTTTTGTGAGAAATGCATCTCCAACTTAAT AGACCTCAGCGAAACACCACAATGTCCAATAGATATGGAAACTATAAAACCACATGAG ATATTCAAGGACAACTGCTGTAAGAGAGAAGTCCTCAATCTGTTAGTTTACTGCAAAAACTCTCCTGGTTGTGATGTAAAAGTCATGTTAGGACGATATCAG GAGCACCTGGTGCAATGTCTGTATGAAACGACCCAGTGTAGCAATGAGGGATGTCACGACAAAATGCTCCGGAAAGAGTTGAAAGGCCACCTGGAATCAGAGTGTAAATTAAGGCCAGAAGCATGCATATACTGCAAGCAAATCATGGCTTCCATCAACCTGACG ATTCACGTAGGCCTGTATTGTCCATTGTATCCAGTCTCCTGCCCAAATGCCTGCCCTGTCACATGTCCAAGGGCTGAG CTGGATAAGCACTTGTATGTGTGCCCCGAGGCTGAGTTACAGTGTCCTTTCACTAACTATGGATGCAATGTGAAG GTAAAAAGAGGCAATATGAAAGAACACGAAGATACATTTCTGAGGGATCATATGCTCCATGTTTTGAACAGGAATATGAAGCTAGAAGAACAG GTGCTGGATTTACAGCAGAACCTGAAACTGAAGGAGCACCAGATCCAAAAGCTATCAGACACTGTTAAATGGTGTGAGAATGAATGCAACCAATTTGGACAATTTACTGGTAGCAATGGGAATCCTCTCTCAAGCACTATG ACTCTTGCCAGTTATATTGATAAATCTGTGTGGCTGGAAGAACAAGTTCTACAGCTAGTAAGCAAAGAACACAGTCGCTTTGACCTGAGGCCAATATTAGACACTCTGGAGACTACCAAGGAGAGGATAAGCACCATGGAGACCTACAAGGATCATATTG ATAACCTGGACTGTGAATTCAAAAAGCACGACATGTTGCTGAGTAGTCACAAGATGCAAATGACTAGCAACGAGGAGCGGTTTAGGCTCTTGGAAGGTACAAGTTACAATGGCAAACTAATATGGAAAATCGCTGACTATGAGAGGAAGAAAAGAGAAGCAATAGAAGGGCGCACTTTATCCATATTCAGCCAGCACTTCTACACCAGCTGGTGCGGTTACCGCCTCTGTGCTCGAGCCTACCTAAATGGAGACGGCTCAGGAAAAGGTTCCTTTCTATCGTTATATTTTGTGGTAATGAAAGGAGAGTTTGATTCCATCTTACCCTGGCCTTTCAAGCAGAAGGTGACGCTGATGTTATTGGACCAAAGTAGGAAGAAGAATCACATCACTGACATTTTTAGAGCTGATCCCAACAGCAGTAGCTTTAAGAGACCCGACAGTGAGATGAACATTGCCTCGGGCTGTCCTCGATTTGCCTCACACGCACAACTGGAAAACCCAAA
- the traf5.L gene encoding TNF receptor-associated factor 5 isoform X1, translating into MACEDLCPLPVTFARQNSSTAVSLDFVPKQGYLFVEQLQDRYKCASCHLVLHNPHQTGCGHRFCEKCISNLIDLSETPQCPIDMETIKPHEIFKDNCCKREVLNLLVYCKNSPGCDVKVMLGRYQEHLVQCLYETTQCSNEGCHDKMLRKELKGHLESECKLRPEACIYCKQIMASINLTIHVGLYCPLYPVSCPNACPVTCPRAELDKHLYVCPEAELQCPFTNYGCNVKVKRGNMKEHEDTFLRDHMLHVLNRNMKLEEQVLDLQQNLKLKEHQIQKLSDTVKWCENECNQFGQFTGSNGNPLSSTMTLASYIDKSVWLEEQVLQLVSKEHSRFDLRPILDTLETTKERISTMETYKDHIDNLDCEFKKHDMLLSSHKMQMTSNEERFRLLEGTSYNGKLIWKIADYERKKREAIEGRTLSIFSQHFYTSWCGYRLCARAYLNGDGSGKGSFLSLYFVVMKGEFDSILPWPFKQKVTLMLLDQSRKKNHITDIFRADPNSSSFKRPDSEMNIASGCPRFASHAQLENPKNGCYIKDDTLFIKVVVDLTDLEEALDHRSLHLPRHRPGPPVLARVSFPKKYISQKHVS; encoded by the exons ATGGCCTGCGAAGACCTCTGTCCTCTCCCGGTGACATTTGCAAGACAGAATTCCAGCACAGCAGTTTCCCTGGACTTCGTGCCCAAACAGGGGTACTTATTTGTTGAGCAATTACAAGACCGCTACAAGTGCGCCAGTTGCCACCTGGTTCTTCACAACCCTCACCAGACAGGATGCGGTCACAGGTTTTGTGAGAAATGCATCTCCAACTTAAT AGACCTCAGCGAAACACCACAATGTCCAATAGATATGGAAACTATAAAACCACATGAG ATATTCAAGGACAACTGCTGTAAGAGAGAAGTCCTCAATCTGTTAGTTTACTGCAAAAACTCTCCTGGTTGTGATGTAAAAGTCATGTTAGGACGATATCAG GAGCACCTGGTGCAATGTCTGTATGAAACGACCCAGTGTAGCAATGAGGGATGTCACGACAAAATGCTCCGGAAAGAGTTGAAAGGCCACCTGGAATCAGAGTGTAAATTAAGGCCAGAAGCATGCATATACTGCAAGCAAATCATGGCTTCCATCAACCTGACG ATTCACGTAGGCCTGTATTGTCCATTGTATCCAGTCTCCTGCCCAAATGCCTGCCCTGTCACATGTCCAAGGGCTGAG CTGGATAAGCACTTGTATGTGTGCCCCGAGGCTGAGTTACAGTGTCCTTTCACTAACTATGGATGCAATGTGAAG GTAAAAAGAGGCAATATGAAAGAACACGAAGATACATTTCTGAGGGATCATATGCTCCATGTTTTGAACAGGAATATGAAGCTAGAAGAACAG GTGCTGGATTTACAGCAGAACCTGAAACTGAAGGAGCACCAGATCCAAAAGCTATCAGACACTGTTAAATGGTGTGAGAATGAATGCAACCAATTTGGACAATTTACTGGTAGCAATGGGAATCCTCTCTCAAGCACTATG ACTCTTGCCAGTTATATTGATAAATCTGTGTGGCTGGAAGAACAAGTTCTACAGCTAGTAAGCAAAGAACACAGTCGCTTTGACCTGAGGCCAATATTAGACACTCTGGAGACTACCAAGGAGAGGATAAGCACCATGGAGACCTACAAGGATCATATTG ATAACCTGGACTGTGAATTCAAAAAGCACGACATGTTGCTGAGTAGTCACAAGATGCAAATGACTAGCAACGAGGAGCGGTTTAGGCTCTTGGAAGGTACAAGTTACAATGGCAAACTAATATGGAAAATCGCTGACTATGAGAGGAAGAAAAGAGAAGCAATAGAAGGGCGCACTTTATCCATATTCAGCCAGCACTTCTACACCAGCTGGTGCGGTTACCGCCTCTGTGCTCGAGCCTACCTAAATGGAGACGGCTCAGGAAAAGGTTCCTTTCTATCGTTATATTTTGTGGTAATGAAAGGAGAGTTTGATTCCATCTTACCCTGGCCTTTCAAGCAGAAGGTGACGCTGATGTTATTGGACCAAAGTAGGAAGAAGAATCACATCACTGACATTTTTAGAGCTGATCCCAACAGCAGTAGCTTTAAGAGACCCGACAGTGAGATGAACATTGCCTCGGGCTGTCCTCGATTTGCCTCACACGCACAACTGGAAAACCCAAA